A single region of the Cinclus cinclus chromosome 10, bCinCin1.1, whole genome shotgun sequence genome encodes:
- the HDLBP gene encoding vigilin isoform X1, whose protein sequence is MSSVAVLTQESFAEHRSGLTQQQVKVTALNSEEENDPPTYKEAFPPLPEKAPCLEAAQEPAGPWSKIRPIKASVITQVFHVPLEERKYKDMNQFGEGEQAKICLDIMQKTGAHLELSLAKDQGLSIMVSGKLEAVMKARKEIVARLQTQASATVAIPKEHHRFVIGKNGEKLQDLELKTATKIQIPRPDDPSNQIKITGTKEGIEKARHEILLISAEQDKRAVERLDVEKVYHPFIAGPYNKLVSELMQETGTRINIPPPSVNKTEIVFTGEKEQLAQAVARVKKIYEEKKKKTTTIAVEVKKSQHKYVIGPKGNSLQEILEKTGVSVEIPPTDSSSETVILRGEPEKLGQALTEVYAKANSFTVSSVSAPSWLHRFIIGKKGQNLAKITQQMPKVHIEFTEGEDKITLEGPTEDVNVAQEQIEVMVKDLINRMDYAEINVDHKFHRHLIGKNGANINRIKDLYKVSVRIPPDNEKSNLIRIEGDPQGVQQAKKELLELASRMENERTKDLIIEQKFHRTIIGQKGERIREIREKFPEVIINFPDPAHKSDIVQLRGPKNEVEKCTKYMQKMVADLVENSFSISVPIFKQFHKNIIGKGGANIKKIREESNTKIDLPAENSNSETIVITGKRANCEAARHRILAIQKELANITEVEVSIPSKLHNSLIGAKGRFIRSIMEECGGVHIHFPTEGSGSDTVTIRGPAQDVEKAKKQLLHLAEEKQTKSYTVDLRAKPEYHKFLIGKGGGNIRKVRDNTGARIIFPTSEDKDQELITIMGTEEAVKEAQKELEALIKNLDNVVEDSMVVDPKHHRHFVIRRGQVLREIADEYGGVMVSFPRSGTQSDKVTLKGAKDCVEAAKKRIQEIIEDLEAQVTIECTIPQKFHRSIMGPKGSRIQQITRDYGVQIKFPDREENPAPVVEPAVQENGEEGGEGKEGKDTDPSSPKKCDIIIISGRREKCEAAKEALQALVPVTIEVEVPFDLHRYIIGQKGSGIRKMMDEFEVNIQVPAPELQSDIITITGLATNLDRAKVGLLDRVKELQAEQEDRALRSFKLTVTVDPKYHPKIIGRKGAVITQIRTEHEVNIQFPDKDDESQAQDQITITGYEKNAEAARDAIMKIVGELEQMVSEDVTLDHRVHARIIGARGKAIRKIMDEFKVDIRFPQSGAPDPNCVTVTGLPENVEEAIDHILNLEEEYLADVVDNEAMQVYMKPSSHEESKAPSKGFVVRDAPWATVNNEKAPDMSSSEDFPSFGAQVAPKTLPWGPKR, encoded by the exons CGTGGCAGTTTTGACCCAGGAGAGCTTTGCTGAACACCGCAGCGGCCTGACCCAGCAGCAAGTGAAAG TTACAGCTTTAAACTCTGAAGAAGAGAATGATCCTCCAACCTACAAGGAAGCCTTTCCTCCACTCCCTGAGAAAGCGCCATGTTTGGAAGCTGCCCAGGAACCTGCTGGTCCCTGGAGCAAAATTCGACCGATAAAGGCTTCTGTCATCACTCAG GTGTTTCATGTGCCGCTGGAGGAGAGGAAATACAAGGACATGAATCAGTTCGGAGAGGGCGAGCAGGCCAAGATCTGCCTTGACATCATGCAGAAGACAGGAGCTCACCTGGAGCTGTCTCTGGCAAAGGACCAGGGCCTTTCCATCATGGTCTCTGGCAAGTTGGAAGCAGTCATGAAGGCTCGGAAGGAAATTGTTGCTCGACTGCAGACTCAG GCTTCAGCGACAGTTGCCATCCCCAAGGAGCACCACCGTTTTGTGATTGGAAAGAATGGTGAGAAGCTGCAGGACCTGGAGCTCAAAACTGCAACCAAGATCCAGATCCCCCGCCCAGATGACCCCAGCAACCAGATCAAGATCACTGGCACTAAGGAAGGGATTGAAAAGGCCCGACACGAGATCCTGCTTATCTCTGCTGAGCAG GATAAGCGTGCTGTGGAGCGGCTGGATGTGGAGAAAGTGTACCATCCCTTCATTGCTGGCCCTTACAACAAGCTGGTGAGTGAGCTCATGCAGGAGACAGGGACACGCATCAACATTCCTCCACCCAGCGTTAACAAGACAGAGATAGTCTTCACAGGGGAAAAGGAGCAGCTGGCCCAGGCTGTGGCTCGTGTTAAGAAGATCTATGAGGAGAAG AAAAAGAAGACTACTACCATCGCTGTGGAGGTGAAGAAGTCCCAGCACAAGTATGTCATCGGCCCCAAGGGTAATTCCCTGCAGGAGATCTTGGAGAAAACTGGAGTCTCTGTCGAGATCCCACCCACTGACAGTAGCTCGGAGACGGTGATACTGCGAGGCGAGCCTGAAAAGCTTGGGCAAGCATTGACTGAAGTCTATGCTAAG GCCAACAGTTTCACCGTCTCCTCGGTCTCAGCCCCCTCTTGGCTTCATCGTTTCATCATTggaaagaaaggacaaaatCTGGCCAAAATAACTCAGCAGATGCCAAAG GTTCACATCGAATTCACTGAAGGAGAAGACAAAATCACTTTGGAAGGACCTACAGAAGATGTGAATGTGGCTCAGGAACAGATTGAAGTCATGGTCAAGGATCTG ATCAACCGGATGGATTATGCAGAAATCAACGTTGACCACAAATTCCACCGACACCTCATTGGCAAGAACGGAGCTAACA TTAACAGGATTAAGGACCTCTACAAGGTGTCTGTGCGCATTCCCCCGGACAATGAGAAGAGCAACCTGATCAGAATTGAAGGAGACCCACAGGGGGTCCAACAGGCCAAGAAAGAGCTGCTGGAACTCGCTTCCCGTATG GAAAATGAACGCACCAAGGACCTAATCATTGAGCAGAAATTCCACCGGACCATCATTGGGCAGAAGGGTGAGCGGATCCGGGAAATCCGGGAGAAATTCCCAGAG GTTATCATCAACTTCCCAGACCCTGCACACAAGAGTGACATTGTCCAACTCAGAGGTCCCAAAAACGAGGTGGAGAAGTGCACTAAGTATATGCAAAAGATGGTGGCAGACCTG gttgaaaacagcttttctatttctgttccCATCTTTAAACAATTCCACAAGAACATCATAGGGAAAGGAGGTGCCAACATCAAGAAG atcCGTGAAGAAAGCAACACCAAAATAGATCTCCCAGCTGAGAACAGCAACTCAGAGACAATTGTTATCACGGGCAAAAGAGCAAACTGTGAGGCTGCTCGCCATAGAATTTTGGCTATCCAAAAGGAACTG GCCAACATCACAGAGGTGGAGGTCTCTATTCCTTCCAAACTCCACAATTCCCTCATTGGCGCCAAAGGCCGCTTCATCCGCTCCATCATGGAGGAGTGTGGTGGAGTCCACATCCACTTCCCCACAGAGGGCTCTGGCAGTGACACCGTGACCATCAGGGGCCCTGCCCAGGATGTGGAGAAAGCCAAGAAACAGCTGCTACATCTGGCAGAGGAGAAG CAAACAAAGAGTTATACTGTGGACCTCCGTGCAAAACCAGAGTACCACAAATTCCTTATTGGTAAGGGTGGTGGCAACATCCGTAAGGTGCGAGACAACACAGGGGCCCGCATCATCTTCCCCACCTCTGAGGACAAAGATCAGGAACTGATCACTATCATGGGAACAGAGGAGGCTGTCAAAGAGGcacagaaggagctggaggCCCTCATCAAGAACTTG GATAACGTGGTTGAAGACTCCATGGTGGTTGACCCCAAGCATCACCGCCATTTTGTCATCCGTCGAGGACAAGTTCTCCGTGAGATTGCAGATGAGTATGGCGGTGTGATGGTCAGCTTCCCGCGCTCTGGCACCCAGAGCGATAAAGTCACCCTCAAGGGAGCCAAGGATTGTGTGGAGGCAGCCAAGAAACGCATCCAGGAGATCATTGAGGACCTG GAAGCTCAAGTGACAATCGAGTGCACCATTCCACAGAAGTTCCACCGCTCCATTATGGGCCCCAAAGGATCCCGGATCCAGCAGATCACCCGGGACTATGGCGTCCAGATCAAATTCCCTGACAGGGAGGAAAACCCAG CCCCTGTTGTGGAGCCAGCTGTGCAGGAGAATGGTGAGGAAGGTGGGGAAGGCAAGGAAGGGAAGGACACAGATCCCAGCTCTCCGAAGAAGTGCGATATCATCATCATCTCTGGCCGCAGGGAGAAGTGTGAGGCAGCAAAGGAGGCACTGCAG GCTCTGGTTCCTGTCACCATTGAGGTGGAAGTTCCCTTTGATCTTCACCGTTACATCATAGGCCAGAAAGGAAGTGGGATCCGCAAAATGATGGATGAGTTTGAA GTGAACATCCAGGTGCCTGCTCCTGAGCTGCAGTCAGATATCATCACGATCACTGGGCTGGCTACCAACCTGGACCGTGCCAAGGTCGGGCTCCTGGACAGAGTGAAGGAGCTGCAAGCTGAACAAGAGGATCGG GCCTTGCGAAGCTTCAAACTGACAGTCACTGTAGATCCCAAGTATCACCCTAAAATCATTGGGCGGAAGGGAGCAGTGATCACCCAGATACGTACAGAGCATGAGGTCAACATCCAGTTCCCTGACAAGGATGATGAAAGCCAG GCCCAAGACCAAATCACCATTACTGGCTATGAGAAGAATGCTGAGGCTGCCCGGGATGCCATCATGAAAATTGTTGGTGAGCTGGAGCAGATGGTTTCTGAGGATGTGACTCTGGACCATCGTGTTCACGCACGCATCATCGGTGCACGTGGAAAAGCCATCCGCAAAATCATGGATGAGTTCAAG GTGGATATTCGCTTTCCCCAAAGTGGAGCTCCTGATCCCAACTGTGTGACTGTGACAGGACTCCCTGAGAACGTGGAAGAAGCTATTGATCACATCCTGAACTTGGAGGAGGAATAT CTTGCAGATGTGGTGGACAATGAGGCTATGCAGGTGTACATGAAGCCCTCCTCACATGAAGAGTCCAAGGCCCCATCCAAGGGCTTTGTGGTGAGAGATGCCCCCTGGGCCACCGTCAACAATGAGAAG GCCCCTGATATGAGCAGTTCTGAAGACTTCCCCAGCTTTGGGGCTCAAGTGGCCCCCAAGACTCTTCCCTGGGGACCCAAACGATAA
- the HDLBP gene encoding vigilin isoform X3 — MSSVAVLTQESFAEHRSGLTQQQVKVTALNSEEENDPPTYKEAFPPLPEKAPCLEAAQEPAGPWSKIRPIKASVITQVFHVPLEERKYKDMNQFGEGEQAKICLDIMQKTGAHLELSLAKDQGLSIMVSGKLEAVMKARKEIVARLQTQASATVAIPKEHHRFVIGKNGEKLQDLELKTATKIQIPRPDDPSNQIKITGTKEGIEKARHEILLISAEQDKRAVERLDVEKVYHPFIAGPYNKLVSELMQETGTRINIPPPSVNKTEIVFTGEKEQLAQAVARVKKIYEEKANSFTVSSVSAPSWLHRFIIGKKGQNLAKITQQMPKVHIEFTEGEDKITLEGPTEDVNVAQEQIEVMVKDLINRMDYAEINVDHKFHRHLIGKNGANINRIKDLYKVSVRIPPDNEKSNLIRIEGDPQGVQQAKKELLELASRMENERTKDLIIEQKFHRTIIGQKGERIREIREKFPEVIINFPDPAHKSDIVQLRGPKNEVEKCTKYMQKMVADLVENSFSISVPIFKQFHKNIIGKGGANIKKIREESNTKIDLPAENSNSETIVITGKRANCEAARHRILAIQKELANITEVEVSIPSKLHNSLIGAKGRFIRSIMEECGGVHIHFPTEGSGSDTVTIRGPAQDVEKAKKQLLHLAEEKQTKSYTVDLRAKPEYHKFLIGKGGGNIRKVRDNTGARIIFPTSEDKDQELITIMGTEEAVKEAQKELEALIKNLDNVVEDSMVVDPKHHRHFVIRRGQVLREIADEYGGVMVSFPRSGTQSDKVTLKGAKDCVEAAKKRIQEIIEDLEAQVTIECTIPQKFHRSIMGPKGSRIQQITRDYGVQIKFPDREENPAPVVEPAVQENGEEGGEGKEGKDTDPSSPKKCDIIIISGRREKCEAAKEALQALVPVTIEVEVPFDLHRYIIGQKGSGIRKMMDEFEVNIQVPAPELQSDIITITGLATNLDRAKVGLLDRVKELQAEQEDRALRSFKLTVTVDPKYHPKIIGRKGAVITQIRTEHEVNIQFPDKDDESQAQDQITITGYEKNAEAARDAIMKIVGELEQMVSEDVTLDHRVHARIIGARGKAIRKIMDEFKVDIRFPQSGAPDPNCVTVTGLPENVEEAIDHILNLEEEYLADVVDNEAMQVYMKPSSHEESKAPSKGFVVRDAPWATVNNEKAPDMSSSEDFPSFGAQVAPKTLPWGPKR, encoded by the exons CGTGGCAGTTTTGACCCAGGAGAGCTTTGCTGAACACCGCAGCGGCCTGACCCAGCAGCAAGTGAAAG TTACAGCTTTAAACTCTGAAGAAGAGAATGATCCTCCAACCTACAAGGAAGCCTTTCCTCCACTCCCTGAGAAAGCGCCATGTTTGGAAGCTGCCCAGGAACCTGCTGGTCCCTGGAGCAAAATTCGACCGATAAAGGCTTCTGTCATCACTCAG GTGTTTCATGTGCCGCTGGAGGAGAGGAAATACAAGGACATGAATCAGTTCGGAGAGGGCGAGCAGGCCAAGATCTGCCTTGACATCATGCAGAAGACAGGAGCTCACCTGGAGCTGTCTCTGGCAAAGGACCAGGGCCTTTCCATCATGGTCTCTGGCAAGTTGGAAGCAGTCATGAAGGCTCGGAAGGAAATTGTTGCTCGACTGCAGACTCAG GCTTCAGCGACAGTTGCCATCCCCAAGGAGCACCACCGTTTTGTGATTGGAAAGAATGGTGAGAAGCTGCAGGACCTGGAGCTCAAAACTGCAACCAAGATCCAGATCCCCCGCCCAGATGACCCCAGCAACCAGATCAAGATCACTGGCACTAAGGAAGGGATTGAAAAGGCCCGACACGAGATCCTGCTTATCTCTGCTGAGCAG GATAAGCGTGCTGTGGAGCGGCTGGATGTGGAGAAAGTGTACCATCCCTTCATTGCTGGCCCTTACAACAAGCTGGTGAGTGAGCTCATGCAGGAGACAGGGACACGCATCAACATTCCTCCACCCAGCGTTAACAAGACAGAGATAGTCTTCACAGGGGAAAAGGAGCAGCTGGCCCAGGCTGTGGCTCGTGTTAAGAAGATCTATGAGGAGAAG GCCAACAGTTTCACCGTCTCCTCGGTCTCAGCCCCCTCTTGGCTTCATCGTTTCATCATTggaaagaaaggacaaaatCTGGCCAAAATAACTCAGCAGATGCCAAAG GTTCACATCGAATTCACTGAAGGAGAAGACAAAATCACTTTGGAAGGACCTACAGAAGATGTGAATGTGGCTCAGGAACAGATTGAAGTCATGGTCAAGGATCTG ATCAACCGGATGGATTATGCAGAAATCAACGTTGACCACAAATTCCACCGACACCTCATTGGCAAGAACGGAGCTAACA TTAACAGGATTAAGGACCTCTACAAGGTGTCTGTGCGCATTCCCCCGGACAATGAGAAGAGCAACCTGATCAGAATTGAAGGAGACCCACAGGGGGTCCAACAGGCCAAGAAAGAGCTGCTGGAACTCGCTTCCCGTATG GAAAATGAACGCACCAAGGACCTAATCATTGAGCAGAAATTCCACCGGACCATCATTGGGCAGAAGGGTGAGCGGATCCGGGAAATCCGGGAGAAATTCCCAGAG GTTATCATCAACTTCCCAGACCCTGCACACAAGAGTGACATTGTCCAACTCAGAGGTCCCAAAAACGAGGTGGAGAAGTGCACTAAGTATATGCAAAAGATGGTGGCAGACCTG gttgaaaacagcttttctatttctgttccCATCTTTAAACAATTCCACAAGAACATCATAGGGAAAGGAGGTGCCAACATCAAGAAG atcCGTGAAGAAAGCAACACCAAAATAGATCTCCCAGCTGAGAACAGCAACTCAGAGACAATTGTTATCACGGGCAAAAGAGCAAACTGTGAGGCTGCTCGCCATAGAATTTTGGCTATCCAAAAGGAACTG GCCAACATCACAGAGGTGGAGGTCTCTATTCCTTCCAAACTCCACAATTCCCTCATTGGCGCCAAAGGCCGCTTCATCCGCTCCATCATGGAGGAGTGTGGTGGAGTCCACATCCACTTCCCCACAGAGGGCTCTGGCAGTGACACCGTGACCATCAGGGGCCCTGCCCAGGATGTGGAGAAAGCCAAGAAACAGCTGCTACATCTGGCAGAGGAGAAG CAAACAAAGAGTTATACTGTGGACCTCCGTGCAAAACCAGAGTACCACAAATTCCTTATTGGTAAGGGTGGTGGCAACATCCGTAAGGTGCGAGACAACACAGGGGCCCGCATCATCTTCCCCACCTCTGAGGACAAAGATCAGGAACTGATCACTATCATGGGAACAGAGGAGGCTGTCAAAGAGGcacagaaggagctggaggCCCTCATCAAGAACTTG GATAACGTGGTTGAAGACTCCATGGTGGTTGACCCCAAGCATCACCGCCATTTTGTCATCCGTCGAGGACAAGTTCTCCGTGAGATTGCAGATGAGTATGGCGGTGTGATGGTCAGCTTCCCGCGCTCTGGCACCCAGAGCGATAAAGTCACCCTCAAGGGAGCCAAGGATTGTGTGGAGGCAGCCAAGAAACGCATCCAGGAGATCATTGAGGACCTG GAAGCTCAAGTGACAATCGAGTGCACCATTCCACAGAAGTTCCACCGCTCCATTATGGGCCCCAAAGGATCCCGGATCCAGCAGATCACCCGGGACTATGGCGTCCAGATCAAATTCCCTGACAGGGAGGAAAACCCAG CCCCTGTTGTGGAGCCAGCTGTGCAGGAGAATGGTGAGGAAGGTGGGGAAGGCAAGGAAGGGAAGGACACAGATCCCAGCTCTCCGAAGAAGTGCGATATCATCATCATCTCTGGCCGCAGGGAGAAGTGTGAGGCAGCAAAGGAGGCACTGCAG GCTCTGGTTCCTGTCACCATTGAGGTGGAAGTTCCCTTTGATCTTCACCGTTACATCATAGGCCAGAAAGGAAGTGGGATCCGCAAAATGATGGATGAGTTTGAA GTGAACATCCAGGTGCCTGCTCCTGAGCTGCAGTCAGATATCATCACGATCACTGGGCTGGCTACCAACCTGGACCGTGCCAAGGTCGGGCTCCTGGACAGAGTGAAGGAGCTGCAAGCTGAACAAGAGGATCGG GCCTTGCGAAGCTTCAAACTGACAGTCACTGTAGATCCCAAGTATCACCCTAAAATCATTGGGCGGAAGGGAGCAGTGATCACCCAGATACGTACAGAGCATGAGGTCAACATCCAGTTCCCTGACAAGGATGATGAAAGCCAG GCCCAAGACCAAATCACCATTACTGGCTATGAGAAGAATGCTGAGGCTGCCCGGGATGCCATCATGAAAATTGTTGGTGAGCTGGAGCAGATGGTTTCTGAGGATGTGACTCTGGACCATCGTGTTCACGCACGCATCATCGGTGCACGTGGAAAAGCCATCCGCAAAATCATGGATGAGTTCAAG GTGGATATTCGCTTTCCCCAAAGTGGAGCTCCTGATCCCAACTGTGTGACTGTGACAGGACTCCCTGAGAACGTGGAAGAAGCTATTGATCACATCCTGAACTTGGAGGAGGAATAT CTTGCAGATGTGGTGGACAATGAGGCTATGCAGGTGTACATGAAGCCCTCCTCACATGAAGAGTCCAAGGCCCCATCCAAGGGCTTTGTGGTGAGAGATGCCCCCTGGGCCACCGTCAACAATGAGAAG GCCCCTGATATGAGCAGTTCTGAAGACTTCCCCAGCTTTGGGGCTCAAGTGGCCCCCAAGACTCTTCCCTGGGGACCCAAACGATAA
- the HDLBP gene encoding vigilin isoform X2 has protein sequence MNQFGEGEQAKICLDIMQKTGAHLELSLAKDQGLSIMVSGKLEAVMKARKEIVARLQTQASATVAIPKEHHRFVIGKNGEKLQDLELKTATKIQIPRPDDPSNQIKITGTKEGIEKARHEILLISAEQDKRAVERLDVEKVYHPFIAGPYNKLVSELMQETGTRINIPPPSVNKTEIVFTGEKEQLAQAVARVKKIYEEKKKKTTTIAVEVKKSQHKYVIGPKGNSLQEILEKTGVSVEIPPTDSSSETVILRGEPEKLGQALTEVYAKANSFTVSSVSAPSWLHRFIIGKKGQNLAKITQQMPKVHIEFTEGEDKITLEGPTEDVNVAQEQIEVMVKDLINRMDYAEINVDHKFHRHLIGKNGANINRIKDLYKVSVRIPPDNEKSNLIRIEGDPQGVQQAKKELLELASRMENERTKDLIIEQKFHRTIIGQKGERIREIREKFPEVIINFPDPAHKSDIVQLRGPKNEVEKCTKYMQKMVADLVENSFSISVPIFKQFHKNIIGKGGANIKKIREESNTKIDLPAENSNSETIVITGKRANCEAARHRILAIQKELANITEVEVSIPSKLHNSLIGAKGRFIRSIMEECGGVHIHFPTEGSGSDTVTIRGPAQDVEKAKKQLLHLAEEKQTKSYTVDLRAKPEYHKFLIGKGGGNIRKVRDNTGARIIFPTSEDKDQELITIMGTEEAVKEAQKELEALIKNLDNVVEDSMVVDPKHHRHFVIRRGQVLREIADEYGGVMVSFPRSGTQSDKVTLKGAKDCVEAAKKRIQEIIEDLEAQVTIECTIPQKFHRSIMGPKGSRIQQITRDYGVQIKFPDREENPAPVVEPAVQENGEEGGEGKEGKDTDPSSPKKCDIIIISGRREKCEAAKEALQALVPVTIEVEVPFDLHRYIIGQKGSGIRKMMDEFEVNIQVPAPELQSDIITITGLATNLDRAKVGLLDRVKELQAEQEDRALRSFKLTVTVDPKYHPKIIGRKGAVITQIRTEHEVNIQFPDKDDESQAQDQITITGYEKNAEAARDAIMKIVGELEQMVSEDVTLDHRVHARIIGARGKAIRKIMDEFKVDIRFPQSGAPDPNCVTVTGLPENVEEAIDHILNLEEEYLADVVDNEAMQVYMKPSSHEESKAPSKGFVVRDAPWATVNNEKAPDMSSSEDFPSFGAQVAPKTLPWGPKR, from the exons ATGAATCAGTTCGGAGAGGGCGAGCAGGCCAAGATCTGCCTTGACATCATGCAGAAGACAGGAGCTCACCTGGAGCTGTCTCTGGCAAAGGACCAGGGCCTTTCCATCATGGTCTCTGGCAAGTTGGAAGCAGTCATGAAGGCTCGGAAGGAAATTGTTGCTCGACTGCAGACTCAG GCTTCAGCGACAGTTGCCATCCCCAAGGAGCACCACCGTTTTGTGATTGGAAAGAATGGTGAGAAGCTGCAGGACCTGGAGCTCAAAACTGCAACCAAGATCCAGATCCCCCGCCCAGATGACCCCAGCAACCAGATCAAGATCACTGGCACTAAGGAAGGGATTGAAAAGGCCCGACACGAGATCCTGCTTATCTCTGCTGAGCAG GATAAGCGTGCTGTGGAGCGGCTGGATGTGGAGAAAGTGTACCATCCCTTCATTGCTGGCCCTTACAACAAGCTGGTGAGTGAGCTCATGCAGGAGACAGGGACACGCATCAACATTCCTCCACCCAGCGTTAACAAGACAGAGATAGTCTTCACAGGGGAAAAGGAGCAGCTGGCCCAGGCTGTGGCTCGTGTTAAGAAGATCTATGAGGAGAAG AAAAAGAAGACTACTACCATCGCTGTGGAGGTGAAGAAGTCCCAGCACAAGTATGTCATCGGCCCCAAGGGTAATTCCCTGCAGGAGATCTTGGAGAAAACTGGAGTCTCTGTCGAGATCCCACCCACTGACAGTAGCTCGGAGACGGTGATACTGCGAGGCGAGCCTGAAAAGCTTGGGCAAGCATTGACTGAAGTCTATGCTAAG GCCAACAGTTTCACCGTCTCCTCGGTCTCAGCCCCCTCTTGGCTTCATCGTTTCATCATTggaaagaaaggacaaaatCTGGCCAAAATAACTCAGCAGATGCCAAAG GTTCACATCGAATTCACTGAAGGAGAAGACAAAATCACTTTGGAAGGACCTACAGAAGATGTGAATGTGGCTCAGGAACAGATTGAAGTCATGGTCAAGGATCTG ATCAACCGGATGGATTATGCAGAAATCAACGTTGACCACAAATTCCACCGACACCTCATTGGCAAGAACGGAGCTAACA TTAACAGGATTAAGGACCTCTACAAGGTGTCTGTGCGCATTCCCCCGGACAATGAGAAGAGCAACCTGATCAGAATTGAAGGAGACCCACAGGGGGTCCAACAGGCCAAGAAAGAGCTGCTGGAACTCGCTTCCCGTATG GAAAATGAACGCACCAAGGACCTAATCATTGAGCAGAAATTCCACCGGACCATCATTGGGCAGAAGGGTGAGCGGATCCGGGAAATCCGGGAGAAATTCCCAGAG GTTATCATCAACTTCCCAGACCCTGCACACAAGAGTGACATTGTCCAACTCAGAGGTCCCAAAAACGAGGTGGAGAAGTGCACTAAGTATATGCAAAAGATGGTGGCAGACCTG gttgaaaacagcttttctatttctgttccCATCTTTAAACAATTCCACAAGAACATCATAGGGAAAGGAGGTGCCAACATCAAGAAG atcCGTGAAGAAAGCAACACCAAAATAGATCTCCCAGCTGAGAACAGCAACTCAGAGACAATTGTTATCACGGGCAAAAGAGCAAACTGTGAGGCTGCTCGCCATAGAATTTTGGCTATCCAAAAGGAACTG GCCAACATCACAGAGGTGGAGGTCTCTATTCCTTCCAAACTCCACAATTCCCTCATTGGCGCCAAAGGCCGCTTCATCCGCTCCATCATGGAGGAGTGTGGTGGAGTCCACATCCACTTCCCCACAGAGGGCTCTGGCAGTGACACCGTGACCATCAGGGGCCCTGCCCAGGATGTGGAGAAAGCCAAGAAACAGCTGCTACATCTGGCAGAGGAGAAG CAAACAAAGAGTTATACTGTGGACCTCCGTGCAAAACCAGAGTACCACAAATTCCTTATTGGTAAGGGTGGTGGCAACATCCGTAAGGTGCGAGACAACACAGGGGCCCGCATCATCTTCCCCACCTCTGAGGACAAAGATCAGGAACTGATCACTATCATGGGAACAGAGGAGGCTGTCAAAGAGGcacagaaggagctggaggCCCTCATCAAGAACTTG GATAACGTGGTTGAAGACTCCATGGTGGTTGACCCCAAGCATCACCGCCATTTTGTCATCCGTCGAGGACAAGTTCTCCGTGAGATTGCAGATGAGTATGGCGGTGTGATGGTCAGCTTCCCGCGCTCTGGCACCCAGAGCGATAAAGTCACCCTCAAGGGAGCCAAGGATTGTGTGGAGGCAGCCAAGAAACGCATCCAGGAGATCATTGAGGACCTG GAAGCTCAAGTGACAATCGAGTGCACCATTCCACAGAAGTTCCACCGCTCCATTATGGGCCCCAAAGGATCCCGGATCCAGCAGATCACCCGGGACTATGGCGTCCAGATCAAATTCCCTGACAGGGAGGAAAACCCAG CCCCTGTTGTGGAGCCAGCTGTGCAGGAGAATGGTGAGGAAGGTGGGGAAGGCAAGGAAGGGAAGGACACAGATCCCAGCTCTCCGAAGAAGTGCGATATCATCATCATCTCTGGCCGCAGGGAGAAGTGTGAGGCAGCAAAGGAGGCACTGCAG GCTCTGGTTCCTGTCACCATTGAGGTGGAAGTTCCCTTTGATCTTCACCGTTACATCATAGGCCAGAAAGGAAGTGGGATCCGCAAAATGATGGATGAGTTTGAA GTGAACATCCAGGTGCCTGCTCCTGAGCTGCAGTCAGATATCATCACGATCACTGGGCTGGCTACCAACCTGGACCGTGCCAAGGTCGGGCTCCTGGACAGAGTGAAGGAGCTGCAAGCTGAACAAGAGGATCGG GCCTTGCGAAGCTTCAAACTGACAGTCACTGTAGATCCCAAGTATCACCCTAAAATCATTGGGCGGAAGGGAGCAGTGATCACCCAGATACGTACAGAGCATGAGGTCAACATCCAGTTCCCTGACAAGGATGATGAAAGCCAG GCCCAAGACCAAATCACCATTACTGGCTATGAGAAGAATGCTGAGGCTGCCCGGGATGCCATCATGAAAATTGTTGGTGAGCTGGAGCAGATGGTTTCTGAGGATGTGACTCTGGACCATCGTGTTCACGCACGCATCATCGGTGCACGTGGAAAAGCCATCCGCAAAATCATGGATGAGTTCAAG GTGGATATTCGCTTTCCCCAAAGTGGAGCTCCTGATCCCAACTGTGTGACTGTGACAGGACTCCCTGAGAACGTGGAAGAAGCTATTGATCACATCCTGAACTTGGAGGAGGAATAT CTTGCAGATGTGGTGGACAATGAGGCTATGCAGGTGTACATGAAGCCCTCCTCACATGAAGAGTCCAAGGCCCCATCCAAGGGCTTTGTGGTGAGAGATGCCCCCTGGGCCACCGTCAACAATGAGAAG GCCCCTGATATGAGCAGTTCTGAAGACTTCCCCAGCTTTGGGGCTCAAGTGGCCCCCAAGACTCTTCCCTGGGGACCCAAACGATAA